Proteins encoded by one window of Gemmatimonas aurantiaca:
- a CDS encoding Rrf2 family transcriptional regulator, with product MRLTRFTDNALRCLMVLGLEPEACIPVHTIAVRMNMSHEHLVKIVQRLAELGYVETVRGRNGGVRLAMPATAIALGVLVRRMEDNLALVECFDPEHNTCPIAPACVLAGMLDEALSAFLAVLDGYSLADALRPGRQLTVLMRAMPTLPLAPPSPA from the coding sequence ATGCGACTCACGCGATTCACCGACAATGCGCTGCGGTGCCTGATGGTGCTGGGCCTCGAACCGGAGGCATGCATTCCCGTGCACACCATCGCCGTGCGCATGAACATGTCGCACGAGCATCTGGTGAAGATCGTGCAACGTCTCGCCGAACTGGGCTACGTCGAAACCGTGCGGGGCCGCAATGGCGGCGTACGGCTCGCGATGCCGGCCACGGCGATCGCGCTCGGAGTCCTGGTGCGCAGGATGGAGGACAATCTCGCGCTGGTGGAATGTTTCGACCCCGAGCACAACACCTGTCCCATTGCTCCGGCCTGCGTCCTGGCCGGCATGCTCGACGAGGCGTTGTCGGCGTTTCTGGCCGTGCTCGATGGGTATTCGCTGGCCGATGCGCTGCGACCGGGACGTCAGCTCACGGTGCTCATGCGCGCGATGCCGACGCTGCCTCTGGCGCCGCCGTCTCCGGCATAG